Within the Montipora foliosa isolate CH-2021 chromosome 11, ASM3666993v2, whole genome shotgun sequence genome, the region GCAAAACCAGAGtttttattttgatattctgcATCAAAACTGGAAGAAACACTGGCACTACAACCAGGATGGCTTGGATTGTTGCTACTAATGACACCACTACCACCAGCATTACATTCATGAACACTAAAACCACGTGACACAGAGGAGGTGGTAATGGGAACAAGACCTGGCAAATCACTTGGTATAGTTTCAGTATTTGAAACCACAGAGCTGGTATGTgtgtactttgtaattttacTTTGTACGGGTTCATCCAGATCTTCAAAATCCTTGTCACTATCACACTCACTAGCACTAGTATTAGAGATGACATCACCAAGGCCTTTCAAGGTATAATCAAGATACTCTGAAGAATCACAAAGATACAATGTTAACCTGTTAAAAGGCTTTCCCAGTTCAGCTTTGTATCCTTGTAAACTAAATGCCTCATCAGATTCTTTCAGTTGTTTAACTTCAGTTCCATCTGGGTATAACAATTTGTAGGACTTAACAGAGctgttgacaatttcatttCCGTTATGTAGAGACTGCTTTGCCACAGCTAACTTTAGCACCTCCTCACTATCTGCTGTTTTAGGAAGCCTTATGGGAAGACTTTTTCCCCGCTGAGGCTTAAGGATACTTTCCTCCTCTCCGTAACGCATTATTCCAATGTTTATTGTCACAGGTTCGTCCTTTTCATTCTTCAACTTCTTATTCTTCCTCTTAAAATGTGACATCCGctcatcttttttcttcttcatgaAGGTATCCAGCTTTGGAACAGATTCCTTGGAAGATGTAGCAGCAGATGTGCCTAAGGAAGTCCCCGAGCATCCAGGTCTGCTGCTATGACTTTTAATCGTTTCGCAGCCCGAGGAATGATCGTCAGAGTTCTGGGACGTAGGATTGCCACATTTTACGCAGAATTTAAAACAGGATTTAACCTCGCTACCGCAATGgctacaaaacattttatcaccGAAGGCTCGATGAGTTGTCACTCGCATGAAGATGTCGCCATGTTGGACGCGCAAAATACTGAGAATGAGTCCCTTCCAGGCTCTCTCTGATAATTACAGAGCAAGTGCTCATGATCAGTccattgatttgtgtttcgcgaaattggtttgtgtttcgcaaaatttgtttgtgttttggcaaactggttcgtgttttgagaaattgatttgtgttttgagaaatcgatttgtgttttgggaaactaatttgtgttttgggaaattgatttgtgttttgggaaattggACGGCTTTCAATTCAAGAAAATTTATGTGGTATCTTTGTTCCTCAAGACTCCAAAAACCCCCTGTGGAGGTATCTCCACAGACAGCTCCCCAGCCCACATTTGATGCATCAGTAGTTAAAGTGAGGTCAGGGTTGCCATGGCTGATGGGTTTAGATGCAGTTAGGACATGATTTACCCACCATGTCAATTCTGTCTTAGACTGGGCCGACAAGGCCATAATGGAATCAAAGTTTCCTTTGTTAGCACGGAGTGCGGAAATTTTGTCAAGCTCCAAATATCTATAGTACATTTTAGCAGGAAAACTAGAAACAAGGAAACCTACGACCTGAGTGACACTGCGTATAGTGGTTGTTTTTTGACAGAGCAAGTTTTGGCAAGCAGATCTGATATTCATGGCTTTTGCAGCTGTGAGGGTTACTGTCATACGGATACTATCCAGTACAAAGCCCAGAAACTGTATTTTTTGCTGGGGCTGGATTACGGACTTCACAGGGTGGATAGTGAAGCCAAGGTTAGCAAACAAACTAACAGTATCCACTATATTTCTTTGACATGAATTAAAACTCTGACCAACGAGTAAGGAGTCATCAATGTGTCCCATTCATGTATGGCCAATAGAACGTAACAGGGCATAGACTGGCTTGAGGATTTTAGTAAAAATCCTGGCTGCAGATGACAGACCATTAGGTAAGCATGTAAACGGATAGTATTTCCCTTTCCATTGAAACATGAGGAGTTTTCTGTCTTCCTCTGCTATTGGAATGGAATAATAGGCATCCTTGAGATCTACAGATGGCATAAAGCATCCAGCTGCAGGTAGGATAAACTTGAGGGCAGTACGGAATGcgtccattttaaaatggtgatAATCGACAAACTTATTAAGCGGTTTCAGATTGAGTATCATCCTGAAAGCACCATCCTTTTTAGGACGAATGAAAATACTTGAAATAAAATCATCAGGTACACGGTTGGTGACCTGAAGAACTTCTTTGTTAACAAGCTGAGCGATTTCTGCATCAATAATTATGATTTCAGCAGCTGAGAAATAGATTTTAGTAGGTTGAACTGTTTGTGTTGGGTACTCAGCCTCAAACTCTATATGATGATGCTTTATGGCATCCAAGATCACGGGGTCATTAGTCAACGATTCCCAAATCCCAATTCCCAAAGGGCAAATGATGTCTCACTTGCCCTGCTCTAAAAAGTTCAATCCTTTTGCGCAAGTCGTCTAAATTAATACTTGTGGCGGAGACTGTTTCGCTTACCTGTTTTTCTATTGTGTCTTGTGAGAGTTCTTTTGGTTGCTTGCCTTGGTCTGAGTTGATGCCCGGCCATGTCCTAAAAAAGGACGGCGCTTGAAAGCATTAAAGCGATTGTTTTGTGGTCGTTCGTTGGGTTTTGAGATTTGAGGCTTTGGCGGTGTGGGCTGATCCATTGGCCACTTTTTACATCTGTTGCCCGGCTCCTTTCACATTTCTTTGAGGTGTTTGGATAAATCATCGCCAAACAATTTGGTTGTCGGCTTTATTTCTTCCTTACACAATCTAGTGTAAGGTGGGTTAAGATCAGGTTTGATGATCTCTCTCCGTTTCATGTTAACCTACCAGTTGGCGTGGCCAAAAAGGGCAATGCTGTCCATCACATGTGTTAGGGTTTCCCGCGCGTCCATTGTTTTCGCGCTCTGAATATCTTTGAATAGCCGGTCGGCTAAAATTGTAAGTGAGGATAACCCATGAATGAGTGGTTCCTGTACACGTTGGGAAGCCAAATCCACCGACCTGTTCTTCCTAGACAACAGGTCCCAAATTTCTTCATTCACCATGGTTGGCGTGAGGTATTTGCAATTTGCAGGAGGCGGATATTTCTCGCCTCGTTCCTTCACTGAATCTTGTGACAATTCTCCGGTCAAAATATTGTTCACAAGAGTGGCGATTTTCTCTTCAATATCGGGAGATTTTTTGCTGTTTGGCAGCAACGCCTGGGTCAGGCTATCTAGGAAGTCGTTGTTTGTCCCTTCGTCAGGGAACGAATTGTTAGGCAAGGACTTTGGACTGTGGCCGCCGCTCGCGTCGAGCAATTGATTTGTGGCCGCGGTTAAGTCCAGTAAATTAGGTGTCCCAGCTGTTACGACGTCCTTGTCTTCCTCACGTAGATGAGGCTGCGAAAAAATGTCTTCTCTCATGTTAGCGAAAGCTGCGGTTTGAGCTTTGGAAGCTTGGACGAATTGTTTAAGCGAGCTTTGTAAGCTCAGCAAAACGCCCGCCATTTCAGTCGAGCCGTTTGCCTTGCCATTTCTGTCACAATCTGGACTGGAATCTGTTATTCTGTCATCGTCAACGTTCATATTCCTTGGACCAGTGTTTCTTCCTTTCAGATTAATGTTCTGAAGAAAGTTTAAAAGACAGATAAAGGAAAAAGAGCAAAACTAGTTCAGCAAAAAATGTTTCGCTTCTTACTGACCGCGCGAAGTAATAAGCACTGATGTGTGCATGCGTGTTGTAATCTCGTGGGATCCCTGTGGTAGTGGTGACGAAATAGAattcttttttgaccttgaactgacaaagtatttttttatggcttctaattttagcgtgattcctattcgctggctgttgacagttgactctgaaatggcttttttctttttccattcgctcgctgagggtgtgcttgtttttttttttttaactcatggggttcaagaaaaattcattgccaaactggtgaattccaaagtaaatttcactcgaataaccgatatcgtactcatcgcttcgtgattcatgcgatgtCGGTTTTTAGCGTTTAATGTatcgtggaattcactagttaggcaatgaatttctccatagaagaaagcaaagaaaatttaagcatttaagcagcaaccggaaacatcaaaacgagGACAAttggaaaccttttattttcactaaccctacaggcagtaagaataaataaccagggagctccgcttttaggtttggctaaatctatatattatcctCTATTCAAACGTACTATCACAGATCATGATTGCCAACACATTGCCGTTAATTAGGggctttttaatgaaaaaaattatagcAGAGCTCTGTGTGTGTCCACGGGTTGATTAACAAATCATCCGCATGTGCCTAAGGAACCACGCCTTTTATTGTACGTCTTCGTGTTCAAGCAGCCTTTCCTTCATTTAAACAAGCTTCAAAGTTGCTCAGAACTTCCTTCCTTCTATTGTATGCATGCACTTTGATCGGTTTATTTTTTGGAACATTATTGGCACACTCGGATATCGTCTCGTGTGCCACGTTtgtgttcttaccacattttgtcGTCCTCTGTGATATATAACTGAACAAACACACGCAAACATGGAATCTGTTTGTTAAATATTATCAAAAGTAGGCTATCGAACTCTATGAAGAATGAATACCCCTGTGTGACCTTTTCGTCAAATTTATGCAACTTAAATATTGTCTTAAATGGCTATTTCTTGTTTCTTGTTTCTACTATACTGTAATCTTTCTTTAAATAATCATGCAACAGATATTTTAAATATCCTTTAGCTATTATATCCACAAAGACAATGGCTTATTAAATACCGAGTTCTTAAGTACTTCTACCACTCGACAACACGTCTGGCGTAGTTAGCTATTTTCTTGTTATATTTATCGCACTTGATTAAATTAATCAATTACAAGTCTTCGTGATTTCCAAGTATTTTTTGATCGTTGTCATTAAAGCCTTTCGTTTCCatccaaaaaattattttatgttttttccttttggacACCCTCTGCTCATTCCTAACTGAATAGCTACTAGATTCTGACCCATAAATAGAAACTACTTGTAAGTTTGGGCTGCTTAATCGAAGGCCGGCGTCTGCGCATGTTGCTTATATGTTGGAACATAATCAGTCGTAGGACTATATATCAGCCTAGAATGGCCTGTTAATAACCTCACAGAGGTATCGACTATcaacattgaaattcaaaacagaTAAAATATGCTTCATAAGGACTCAGAGCTATGAGCTCCTGCGGTGCTGAATGCAATTGCGGTGTTGTCTTCAAAAGCCCCTCGTCCCTAATTCCTATTATTATTCTAGTCTATGAAATCGTTTGCATCCAAGGAGTTTTCAGTCGCCAAGCTTCATGTCGAGCTATGTTCACTATGCACCGATCTACGTCAAAATTATATGGTGCTCTGTTCTCTTCTTAGCTTGTCCATAAGTCGCCATGAAGGTCCTTCATGTCAACATTAACTTTAACAAACATGGTATCATCCCTGACAAATCCACCCTGTCGGAGTTCTACGTGAGAGAGAAGTGTCGGACAGCCTGAGGCAATATTCATATCCGACGTCGGTTTCTTAAAACTTGAGCTGTTAGGATCTGGACGAAAAGTATCACAGGCGTCCTTGATCTTGTTCTGGTCCATAATTCTAAAATGGACCTTGTGGAGGAAAGGCCAGGGTAATAAGGCATCGTATTCACCGCGCATGATGACAAAGAAGACCGACACGTGAGTTCCTTTGCCCATTCCATCACCATTTAGGTAAAGACGGGCACACACTTTGTAACCAAACCGCCCAACGTAGAACGGAGGACTGTAAATGGAAATCTTCTTCCCAGAAACAGCTTCTTGGAATCTTAGATTGTACTGGTCGATTTTCCAAAGATAAATTCCATTATATGACGTTGCCTCAAGCATCTGAATCTGAAGATTTTGTCCTGAAAGTTGAATTTCATGCAAAGCCAGCTGGTTCTCAATTGTTTCCATACGCCGTTCACAGTTGGTGGGATATTTTGACAAAGAACGTGGTCTCGTTCCGTTTTCTTTTGAAGTCAGTGTGATTTCCTTGACGAGCGCTAGCTCGCTTTGCAAATTGTTAACCCTTGTTTCGTGTTCCTTAACAGTGTTCAGAATTTCCTCAATCTGCGAAGAAACAACGGTTCCGTTTCCTTCATCCGCGGCGGCGGCATCTAAGGCACTGCGTAGTTTCTCCAAGTCGTTTATTTGCCCTGTGATTGATCTCTCTATCAAGGATATTTTCGTTTGCTGAGTTTGGATATTGATTTTGGCCGCCACAAGCTCTTCGGTTTGATTTTGAAGTTGCTGCTCCAAGTTGTTCTTCTCTCTCTGCAAGTGGTCGATCTGTTCTTCAATTTGTACATACTTTCTCCGGTTTTCAATACTTGATTGATTCATCTTTTCGACGTGGATCTTTATAGTGGCTTTCAGGTGCTCATCAACAGATTCTTTTTTACCCTGTTGACCAAAAAAGACCTTACATCAGATACCACTTAACATAACTTAAGTAAGTAATTTTCATTTGCTAGCCTCATAAAATTTCTTTAACAATGACCCTCAAATTAAATAGCTTATAGCTTTCCTTCAGATTGGCTAAATAATTGATCACCTCAGCTTTCCCTGTTCTCTGAAAACCCTAATCATTAGTCGTGGCGATTTCTTTAACCAAGAATCCATGGTCATAACCTGTGGGCAGTTTTATAAATAAGCTTTGGCAATTTTAGTTTAATTACAGACGAGATCAGCGATACATTTTACTTTCTCCAGGAAATCTTCTGTTTTCACTCAAATTTTATGATCTTAAGAAGCCTCGTCTTTCACAATGACAGTAAtgcatctttctttttttttttctttttttttttctccaaatagcAACTGTTCTCTCAACTTATCAAAAGGCACTCACTTTGAATTCGCAACCATGAATGAAAAACGGGCACGGTACTTCCGCGTGAGGACACTCCTTGATCAAGTGGTCATGCAACATGTCACGTGGTATGGTCTCCTTTCCGCAGAGTAAATGACATTTTACGGGAAATTTCCCGCACAAACCAAAATGATCCTGCAGATAAACAGAAGAACTTGTGTTTTCGGTTCTCTACTCAAAACGGATGAAAATGAAACGATATCAGGATAAAATTAGGTAGTATTGAGAATAGAAAGCGAAAATATATGTTTGTCTATTCAGagacaatagggaccttaagatctacgacggcgacgtcgacgaaaacgtcacctcaaaatagaactttgctctagtaaaagtctttcgcgattattccatctcgttcacgtcctacaatgtgggcgaagtatcctaaaaataaattgatacgagcggtttcagagtaaaaatagagaatgaaagattctctgttacatgctcatgttgtcgtcaaaacctaacatttcgtgatttcacgttgtcgtcatgc harbors:
- the LOC137975374 gene encoding uncharacterized protein, whose amino-acid sequence is MNVDDDRITDSSPDCDRNGKANGSTEMAGVLLSLQSSLKQFVQASKAQTAAFANMREDIFSQPHLREEDKDVVTAGTPNLLDLTAATNQLLDASGGHSPKSLPNNSFPDEGTNNDFLDSLTQALLPNSKKSPDIEEKIATLVNNILTGELSQDSVKERGEKYPPPANCKYLTPTMVNEEIWDLLSRKNRSVDLASQRVQEPLIHGLSSLTILADRLFKDIQSAKTMDARETLTHVMDSIALFGHANW
- the LOC137975380 gene encoding TNF receptor-associated factor 3-like — protein: MVNFVNEPDERLRCPICKTVFNEPWQTSCGHRFCKLCLESLLSQKNLQCPVDGTRISKDESFRDKCCEREILDLQCRCHYKDRNCDWKGEFRNFKAHETSCQYGDVQCPACGERMERRSLEGHASNACINRTVICLYCGGKVFERNLKDHFGLCGKFPVKCHLLCGKETIPRDMLHDHLIKECPHAEVPCPFFIHGCEFKGKKESVDEHLKATIKIHVEKMNQSSIENRRKYVQIEEQIDHLQREKNNLEQQLQNQTEELVAAKINIQTQQTKISLIERSITGQINDLEKLRSALDAAAADEGNGTVVSSQIEEILNTVKEHETRVNNLQSELALVKEITLTSKENGTRPRSLSKYPTNCERRMETIENQLALHEIQLSGQNLQIQMLEATSYNGIYLWKIDQYNLRFQEAVSGKKISIYSPPFYVGRFGYKVCARLYLNGDGMGKGTHVSVFFVIMRGEYDALLPWPFLHKVHFRIMDQNKIKDACDTFRPDPNSSSFKKPTSDMNIASGCPTLLSHVELRQGGFVRDDTMFVKVNVDMKDLHGDLWTS